A stretch of the Solanum dulcamara chromosome 6, daSolDulc1.2, whole genome shotgun sequence genome encodes the following:
- the LOC129893527 gene encoding B3 domain-containing transcription factor VRN1-like, with protein sequence MMMESCSNSYSSASFYVIVEPSVIDDRQLRMPDRFVQEHGDELLDTVKLIVPTDDFWSVGVKKAGKTIWLHDGWQEFMEHYSVSCWYFLLFKYGQNSCFNVHIFDLAATEIDYQLRSHDNAKSRDVAQDLSHGKDKIVEIVADKSDMSSVEIVDPSETEQGPESSAKSSELSHRAKRRKIASGKINFSRCYETRNRTNKLRDNGQLLNAKNLKISGNSSLTKPLGGQLVRQSMRTPIHSAAATGDTRKSFTSQQQEKSVGCGRYDRRERGQQKVSGTSTAIKAANMFIPENPYFLQILQKYNTVRNYILNVPVVFVRKYMPKTSELIELQDTDGNKWNVRCIRRKHRILLSKGWLNFVTDNSLVEGDVCVFELIKDLKADEFMLKVHMFRSSVEENSTKH encoded by the exons ATGATGATGGAATCGTGCTCCAACTCATACTCGTCCGCCAGTTTCTACGTCATTGTTGAGCCCTCCGTCATTGACGATCGTCAACTT CGCATGCCAGACAGATTTGTCCAAGAACATGGAGATGAACTCCTTGATACCGTCAAGCTTATTGTTCCCACTGATGATTTCTGGTCTGTGGGTGTGAAGAAGGCTGGTAAAACGATTTGGCTTCATGATGGTTGGCAAGAATTTATGGAGCATTATTCTGTCAGCTGTTGGTACTTTTTACTCTTCAAATATGGACAGAACTCATGTTTCAATGTCCACATATTTGATCTAGCAGCTACTGAGATTGATTATCAACTTAGGAGCCATGATAATGCTAAATCACGTGACGTTGCTCAGGATCTTTCTCACGGAAAGGATAAAATTGTGGAAATTGTTGCTGATAAGAGCGACATGAGCTCTGTTGAAATTGTGGATCCCTCTGAAACTGAGCAGGGACCAGAGAGTTCAGCTAAGTCATCTGAACTTTCGCATAGAGCCAAAAGACGTAAAATTGCATCTGGAAAGATTAACTTTTCGCGTTGCTATGAAACAAGAAACAGAACAAACAAATTACGTGATAATGGACAGCTATTAAATGCGAAGAATTTGAAGATATCGGGCAATAGCAGTTTAACTAAGCCACTTGGTGGCCAATTAGTTCGGCAAAGTATGAGAACTCCTATACATTCTGCAGCGGCAACTGGAG ATACAAGGAAATCGTTCACCAGCCAGCAGCAGGAGAAATCTGTAGGGTGTGGAAGGTATGATCGTCGCGAAAGAGGACAACAGAAGGTTTCAGGAACGAGCACAGCCATTAAAGCTGCCAATATGTTCATTCCAGAAAATCCTTACTTCTTGcagattcttcaaaaatataacaCAGTACGGAACTATATTCTG AATGTACCAGTTGTCTTTGTTCGAAAGTATATGCCAAAGACTTCAGAATTAATTGAACTTCAAGATACTGACGGAAATAAGTGGAATGTCCGTTGCATTAGGAGGAAACATCGGATTCTTTTAAGCAAAGGATGGTTGAACTTTGTTACGGATAACAGTTTAGTGGAAGGAGATGTTTGTGTCTTTGAGTTGATCAAGGACCTTAAGGCTGATGAATTTATGCTGAAGGTGCACATGTTTCGCTCTAGtgtggaagaaaattcgacaaaACATTAA